In Hermetia illucens chromosome 1, iHerIll2.2.curated.20191125, whole genome shotgun sequence, one genomic interval encodes:
- the LOC119661756 gene encoding uncharacterized protein LOC119661756, protein MHSRLVWILIPFLCIVSSERLGYNYDRPNFGNNAGFASSLSHGNLGQSIGIGSHAGLAPSLNLGSSSYSGSFGNNAGIAPSLNLGSSGHSAGIANSAGLAPSLSFGSASHSAGFGSSAGIAPSLTIGNSGHSAGIANHAALGGSGNLAAFGNSAGLAPSLNLGNSGNLAGLASPALHFGANHGLLSAPGIAGIAPQPTYPGPSAFASQLSTQSFRLAAPQSHLGIHGANSFAPGGGLGFNPGNLGAAFAGNLGAQLTGGGILSGQASIGDGISQVAEAPIVNTHFYLHSAPEDHSEITKTKRIKIGRPQKNYRVVFIKAPSSSASNAQIAVDVAPQEEKTVIYVLSQKQHEINVNSVVDAAPSTPSKPEVFFIKYKTPEEALHAQQKIQAQYASLGGTSQVSDEGVAPLTSIIGSLGQGSSSDGSAFSSFSAQGAADLSGIPTQQSFTSGLQSLGPLSFGGPSGLSSISAHQSFTPSLQISGQQSFGAATGIPHFEHASTTIGPSIVPTLPSIGHISQGAVPTAASFPSLLSQGSTTLAPEASTLALSTTIAPPLSGSSLHSGASFGPALTSNLGHSAIGSHLSQAGKETYLPPNA, encoded by the exons ATGCATTCCCGTCTG GTGTGGATCCTCATCCCATTCCTGTGCATTGTAAGCAGTGAACGTCTAGGATATAACTACGACCGTCCAAATTTCGGTAATAACGCCGGATTCGCTTCTTCACTGAGCCATGGCAATTTAGGACAATCAATAGGTATCGGAAGTCATGCCGGATTAGCTCCATCACTTAACCTTGGAAGTTCAAGTTATTCAGGTAGTTTCGGAAATAATGCCGGGATCGCCCCATCTTTGAACCTCGGAAGCTCGGGGCATTCAGCTGGTATCGCAAACAGTGCTGGATTAGCCCCATCACTGAGCTTCGGAAGCGCCAGTCATTCAGCTGGTTTCGGAAGCAGTGCTGGAATCGCTCCATCTCTAACTATCGGAAACTCAGGACATTCAGCTGGCATTGCAAATCATGCTGCCCTGGGTGGCTCAGGGAATTTAGCTGCTTTCGGGAATAGTGCTGGTTTAGCCCCTTCATTGAACCTTGGAAATTCAGGAAATTTAGCTGGACTGGCTTCACCGGCGTTACATTTTGGAGCTAACCATggattattaagtgcacctggaATCGCTGGAATAGCTCCTCAACCAACTTATCCAGGCCCATCTGCTTTTGCTTCTCAACTTTCAACTCAATCATTTAGATTGGCAGCGCCCCAAAGTCATCTTGGAATCCATGGTGCTAATTCATTTGCACCAGGAGGTGGTTTAGGATTCAATCCAGGAAACTTAGGGGCAGCATTTGCCGGCAACCTGGGAGCGCAACTTACTGGTGGAGGAATCCTATCGGGTCAGGCTTCCATCGGAGATGGAATCTCGCAAGTCGCTGAAGCACCCATCGTGAACACACACTTCTATTTGCATTCAGCTCCTGAAGACCATAgtgaaataacaaaaacaaaacgtaTAAAAATTGGTCGCCCTCAAAAGAATTATCGCGTTGTCTTCATTAAAGCACCTTCAAGCAGTGCGTCCAACGCTCAAATAGCTGTCGATGTTGCACCACAGGAAGAAAAGACTGTCATTTACGTTCTGAGTCAAAAACAACATGAAATTAATGTTAACAGTGTTGTTGATGCAGCTCCGTCGACACCAAGCAAACCCGAGGTATTCTTCATAAAGTACAAAACTCCAGAAGAGGCATTACAtgcccaacaaaaaattcaag CACAATACGCGTCATTAGGCGGAACTAGCCAAGTATCTGATGAAGGTGTGGCGCCTCTTACCTCAATAATCGGATCTCTGGGACAAGGATCTTCATCAGATGGCTctgcattttcatcattttccgCACAAGGAGCAGCTGATCTGTCCGGTATTCCAACCCAACAATCTTTCACGTCTGGCCTCCAATCACTAGGACCTCTGTCTTTCGGAGGCCCATCTGGTTTATCAAGTATTTCCGCCCATCAATCTTTCACACCAAGCCTCCAAATCTCCGGGCAGCAATCTTTCGGAGCCGCAACAGGTATTCCACATTTCGAGCATGCTTCGACCACAATTGGCCCCTCTATTGTCCCTACACTACCATCGATTGGACATATTAGTCAAGGAGCTGTTCCAACGGCTGCATCGTTTCCATCACTTTTAAGCCAAGGTTCAACTACACTTGCTCCTGAAGCTTCAACATTAGCACTCAGTACAACTATTGCTCCTCCATTGTCAGGATCATCTCTTCATAGTGGTGCATCTTTTGGACCCGCATTAACGTCGAATCTAGGACATAGTGCTATTGGATCCCATCTCTCACAAGCAGGAAAGGAGACTTATTTGCCACCAAATGCTTAA